A genomic stretch from Spodoptera frugiperda isolate SF20-4 chromosome 14, AGI-APGP_CSIRO_Sfru_2.0, whole genome shotgun sequence includes:
- the LOC118279348 gene encoding uncharacterized protein LOC118279348 → MVKLTEEPPYEEPIEELDQYGVMITNRNDYMAFLREQLEEVLPPHDKKQDEFLHKLTNLVFLPDNADEEMKKIYEELQEKHAKLQNLQRERVELTNFIRNYYNLQRNITQEECKREVDTLFRGKQEFFVVSKQLEELLYKLHGRGRL, encoded by the coding sequence ATGGTGAAGCTTACCGAAGAGCCTCCATATGAGGAGCCAATCGAAGAGTTAGACCAGTACGGAGTGATGATCACCAACCGCAATGACTACATGGCCTTCCTACGCGAACAGCTGGAAGAAGTCCTACCACCACATGACAAGAAGCAGGATGAGTTCCTTCACAAACTGACGAACCTGGTCTTCTTGCCAGACAACGCTGATGAAGAGATGAAGAAGATTTACGAAGAGTTGCAAGAGAAGCATGCCAAGCTGCAGAATTTGCAACGAGAGAGGGTGGAGTTGACCAACTTCATTCGCAACTATTATAATCTGCAGCGGAATATCACTCAGGAGGAGTGCAAGCGAGAGGTCGATACACTCTTCAGAGGGAAGCAGGAGTTCTTTGTTGTGAGTAAGCAGCTTGAGGAGTTACTCTACAAGCTGCATGGAAGGGGCCGTCTTTAA